Proteins co-encoded in one Myripristis murdjan chromosome 4, fMyrMur1.1, whole genome shotgun sequence genomic window:
- the LOC115357996 gene encoding NLR family CARD domain-containing protein 3-like translates to MEIPLIFRESKNPILQVRPDPPAPSCVSMKSDWSMGKPVDFRASDFSENNSVHWQISEVPSGQSAQETTTDLALIFMLLEENIITFVKNELKHIQSSLSPDYPECLESKDEMLDGEEEEQRKSNRKAFLLITLHFLRRMKQEELADHLQSKTLAAACQCELKSKLKNKCECVIEGIAKAGNPTLLNQIYTELYITEGGSGELNEEHEVRQIETASRKPDRPETSITCEDIFKPLPGRDGPIRTVMTKGVAGIGKTVLTQKFTLDWAEHKANQHVHFTFPFTFRELNLLRGKKFSLVELLHHFFTETKEAGISRFEQFQVVLIFDGLDECRLPLDFKNNQILTDVTESTSVDVLLTNLIKGNLLPSARLWITTRPAAANQIPPECVGMVTEVRGFTDPQKEEYFRKRFRDEEQASRIISHIKTSRSLHIMCHIPVFCWITATVLEDVLKTSEGGDLPKTLTEMYIHFLVVQSKVQNVKYYGRAETDSHWTAETREMILSLGKLAFEQLEKGNLIFYEADLAECGIDIRAASVYSGVFTQIFKEERGLHQDKVFCFVHLSLQEFLAAVYVFLTFINSGVNLLSEEQATSRRFSVLNKKPKLKHLYQTAVDKALKSPNGHLDLFLRFLLGLSLSANQSLLQGLMTWTGISLQSNQETVQYIKKKIRKNPSPERSINLLHCLNELHDHSLVEEIQRYLRSGSLSTDKLSPAHWSALVFILLTSEEELDMFDLRKYSASEEALLRLLPVVKASDKAVLSDCNLSERSCAALASVLSSQSSSLKELDLSNNDLQDSGVKLLSAGLESPHCRLETLRLSGCLVTEEGCASLASALSSNPSHLRELDLSYNHPGDSGEKLLSAGLEDPTWRLEALRVDHCGEQRLKPGLKKYACALTLNANTAQINLHLSDDNRKVTAVIDKEIFHDQPAISDSWRNVLCRDGLIDRCYWEVKWKGNVEIGVTYRRVGRRVNSFDCGIGWQDKYWSLRCHQKNFTVFDNKRGTVIPACPSSNRVAVYLDWPAGSLSFYSISSDTLIHLHTFNSTFTQPLYPGFGFGFRSHSSASLCQMDE, encoded by the exons ATGGAAATACCTCTAATATTTAGAGAGTCTAAGAATCC gatcctaCAGGTGAGGCCAGACCCCCCTgcacccagctgtgtgtccatgaagagtgactggtctatggGGAAACCTGTTGACTTCAGAGCTTCAGACTTCTCTGAAAATAacag TGTCCACTGGCAGatctcagaggttcccagtggtcagtctgcccaggagACCACAACAGACCTGGCCTTAAtttttatg CTGCTTGAGGAGAACATtatcacctttgtgaagaatgAGTTGAAACACATCCAGAgctctctgagtccagattacccagaatgcttagagagtAAGGATGAgatgttggacggtgaggaggaagagcagaggaaaagcaACAGAAAGGCTTTTCTGctgatcacactgcacttcctgaggaggatgaagcaggaggagctggctgaccATCTGCaaagca AAACACTCGCTGCAGCGTGCCAATGTGAACTCAAATCTAAGCTGAAGaataagtgtgagtgtgtgattgaggggattgctaaagcaggaaacccaacacttctgaatcagatctacacagagctgtacatcacagagggagggagtggagagctcaatgaggaacatgaggtcagacagatagaaacagcatccaggaaaccagacagaCCAGAAACATCAATCACATgcgaggacatctttaaacctttacctggaagagatggaccaatcagaacagtgatgacaaagggagtggctggcattgggaaaacagtcttaacacagaagttcactctggactgggctgaacacaaagccaaccagcatgtccacttcacatttccattcactttcagagagctgaatctgctgagagggaaaaagttcagcttggtggaacttcttcatcacttcttcactgagaccaaagaagcaggaatcagcaggtttgagcagttccaggttgtattgatctttgacggtctggatgagtgtcgacttcctctggacttcaagaacaaccagatcctgactgatgttacagagtccacctcagtggacgttctgctgacaaacctcatcaaggggaacctgcttccctctgctcgcctctggataaccacacgacccgcagcagccaatcagatccctcctgagtgtgttggcatggtgacagaggtgagaggcttcactgacccacagaaggaggaatacttcaggaagagattcagagatgaggagcaggccagcagaatcatctcccacatcaagacgtcacgaagcctccacatcatgtgccacatcccagtcttctgctggatcactgctacagttctggaggacgtgttgaaaaccagtgagggaggagacctgcccaagaccctgactgagatgtacatccacttcctggtggttcagtccaaagtgcagaacgtcaagtattatgggagagcagagacagattCACACTGGACtgcagagaccagggagatgatcctgtctctagGAAAACTGGCCTTTGAGCAGCtcgagaaaggcaacctgatcttctatgaagcagacctggcagagtgtggcattgatatcagagcagcctcagtgtactcaggagtgttcacacagatctttaaagaggagcgtgggctgcaccaggacaaggttttctgcttcgtccatctgagccttcaggagtttctggctgctgtttatgtctttctgacattcatcaactctggagtcaatctacTGTCAGAAGAACAAGCAACCTCCAGGAGGTTTTCAGTATTAAACAAGAAACCTAAGCTTAAGCACCTCTACCAGACTGCAGTTGACAAGGCCTTgaagagtccaaatggacacctggacttgttcctgcgcttcctcttGGGTCTTTCACTGTCAGCTAATCAGAGTCTCTTACAAGGCCTAATGACATGGACAGGAATCTCCTTACAgtccaatcaggaaacagttcagtacatcaagaagaagatcaggaagaatccctctccagagagaagcattaATCTCTtacactgtctgaatgagctgcatgaccattctctagtggaggagatccaaaggtacctgagatcaggaagtctctccacagacaaactctCCCCTGCTCattggtcagctctggtcttcatcttactgacatcagaggaggagctggacaTGTTTGACCTGaggaaatactctgcttcagaggaggctcttctgaggctgctgccagtggtcaaagcctccgaTAAAGCTGT gctgagtgactgtaatctgtcagagagaagctgtgcagctctggcctcagttctcagctcccagtcctctagtctgaaagagctggacctgagtaacaacgatctgcaggattcaggagtcaagctgctctctgctggactggagagtccacactgcagacttgagactctcag gctgtcaggctgtctggtcacagaggaaggctgtgcttctctggcctcagctctgagctctaacccctcccatctgagagagctggacctgagctacaatcatccaggagactcaggagagaagctgctctctgctggactggaggatccaacctggagattggaggctctcag ggtggaccattgtggagagcagaggttgaaaccaggcctgaaGAAGT atgcCTGTGCACTCACACTGAATGCAAACACAGCACAGATAAACCTCCACCTGTCTGATGACAACAGAAAGGTGACCGCAGTGATAGATAAGGAGATATTTCATGATCAGCCGGCAATATCTGACTCCTGGAGAAATGTGCTGTGTCGAGATGGTCTGATTGATcgctgttactgggaggtcaAGTGGAAAGGAAATGTTGAAATAGGAGTGACATACAGAAGAGTCGGAAGGAGAGTGAACAGTTTTGACTGTGGGATTGGATGGCAAGACAAGTACTGGAGTCTGCGCTGCCATCAGAAAAATTTCACCGTCTTTGACAATAAGAGAGGAACGGTCATTCCTGCCTGCCcgtcctctaacagagtggcagtgtatctggactggcctgctggctctctgtccttctacagcatctcctctgacacactgatccacctccacaccttcaacagcaccttcactcagcctctgtacccgggctttGGCTTCGGATTTCGGTCTCATTCCTCAGCATCTCTGTGTCAGATGGACGAGTGA